Proteins encoded together in one Eublepharis macularius isolate TG4126 chromosome 2, MPM_Emac_v1.0, whole genome shotgun sequence window:
- the PPP4R3A gene encoding serine/threonine-protein phosphatase 4 regulatory subunit 3A isoform X1 codes for MTDTRRRVKVYTLNEDRQWDDRGTGHVSSGYVERLKGMSLLVRAESDGSLLLESKINPNTAYQKQQDTLIVWSEAENYDLALSFQEKAGCDEIWEKICQVQGKDPSVDITQDLVDESEEERFDDMSSPGLELPSCELNRLEEIAELVASSLPSPLRREKLALALENEGYIKKLLEIFHVCEDLENIEGLHHLYEIIKGIFLLNRTALFEVMFSEECIMDVIGCLEYDPSLSLSRKHREFLTKTAKFKEVIPISDPELKQKIHQTYRVQYIQDMVLPTPSVFEENMLSTLHSFIFFNKVEIVGMLQEDEKFLTELFAQLTDEATDEEKRQELVNFLKEFCAFSQTLQPQNRDAFFKTLSNMGILPALEVILGMDDAQVRSAATDIFSYLVEYNPSMVREFVMQEAQQNDDDILLINLIIEHMICDTDPELGGAVQLMGLLRTLVDPENMLATANKTEKTEFLGFFYKHCMHVLTAPLLANTTEEKPSKDDFQTAQLLALILELLTFCVEHHTYHIKNYIINKDILRRVLVLMASKHAFLALCALRFKRKIIGLKDEFYNRYIMKSFLFEPVVKAFLNNGSRYNLMNSAIIEMFEFIRVEDIKSLTAHVIENYWKALEDVDYVQTFKGLKLRYEQQRERQDNPKLDSMRSILRNHRYRRDARTLEDEEEMWFNTDEDDLEDGEAVVPPSDKSKNDEDIMDPISKFMERKKFKESEEKEVLLKTNLSGRQSPSFKLSFSSGTKANLTSQSSATNLPGSPGSPGSPGSPGSPGSVSKSTSQMAAITTKGGLVGLVDYPDDDDEDDEESLPLSQKAKVESS; via the exons gTTCTCTTCTTCTGGAGTCCAAAATCAATCCAAATACTGCATACCAGAAGCAACAG GACACTTTGATTGTGTGGTCAGAGGCAGAGAACTATGACCTTGCACTTAGCTTTCAAGAAAAAGCTGGATGTGATGAAATATGGGAAAAAATATGCCAG GTTCAAGGAAAAGACCCTTCTGTGGACATCACCCAGGACTTGGTGGATGAATCTGAAGAGGAGCGCTTTGATGATATGTCATCACCAGGTCTAGAATTGCCATCTTGTGAATTAAATCGATTAGAGGAAATTGCGGAACTTGTAGCATCTTCACTGCCTTCGCCGTTGCGTCGTGAAAAACTTGCTCTAGCACTGGAAAATGAGGGCTATATTAAAAAGCTCTTAGAAATTTTTCATGTGTGTGAGGACTTGGAAAATATTGAAGGACTGCACCATTTGTACGAAATTATTAAGGGAATCTTCCTTCTGAATAGAACTGCACTTTTTGAAGTCATGTTTTCTGAAGAATGTATAATGGATGTAATTGGATGCCTGGAATATGATCCGTCTTTATCACTGTCACGGAAACACAGGGAGTTTCTAACAAAAACTGcaaaatttaaagaagttattccAATATCAGATCCAGAGCTAAAACAAAAGATACATCAAACATACAGAGTGCAGTATATTCAAGATATGGTTCTACCAACGCCTTCAGTATTTGAGGAAAACATGTTATCAACGCTTCATTcgttcattttttttaacaaagtagAAATAGTTGGTATGTTACAG GAAGATGAAAAATTTTTGACTGAGCTGTTTGCACAACTTACAGATGAAGCTACAGatgaggagaaaagacaagaattG GTAAACTTTCTTAAAGAATTTTGTGCATTTTCTCAAACATTGCAACCTCAAAATAGAGATGCTTTTTTCAAAACATTGTCTAACATGGGCATTCTTCCAGCACTAGAAGTCATCCTA GGAATGGATGATGCACAAGTGCGAAGCGCGGCTACTGATATATTCTCATATTTGGTTGAATACAACCCATCTATGGTACGAGAATTTGTCATGCAAGAAGCTCAGCAGAATGATGAT GATATCTTACTCATTAACCTCATCATAGAACACATGATTTGTGATACAGATCCTGAACTGGGAGGAGCAGTCCAGCTGATGGGTTTACTACGTACCTTAGTGGATCCAGAAAATATGTTAGCTACTGCCAAT aaaacagaaaaaacagaattCTTGGGTTTCTTTTACAAGCATTGTATGCATGTTCTCACAGCACCTTTATTGGCCAATACTACGGAGGAAAAACCTAGCAAAG ATGACTTTCAGACAGCACAGCTGTTGGCTTTGATATTAGAATTATTAACCTTCTGCGTGGAACATCATACATATCATATAAAGAACTACATTATTAACAAGGATATCCTTCGAAGAGTGCTAGTATTAATGGCTTCAAAGCATGCTTTCTTGGCATTAT GTGCTCTGCGTTTTAAAAGAAAGATAATCGGATTGAAGGATGAATTCTACAACCGCTATAtaatgaaaagttttttatttgaACCGGTAGTCAAAGCATTTCTCAACAATGGATCCCGTTATAATCTGATGAACTCTGCAATTATAGAAATGTTTGAATTCATTAGAGTG GAAGACATAAAATCCTTAACTGCTCATGTAATTGAGAATTACTGGAAAGCACTAGAAGATGTAGATTATGTGCAGACATTCAAAGGTTTGAAATTGCGTTATGAACAACAAAGGGAAAGACAAGATAACCCCAAACTTGACAG CATGCGTTCCATCTTGAGGAACCATAGGTATCGGAGAGATGCTAGGACCTTGGAGGATGAAGAAGAGATGTGGTTTAATACGGATGAAGATGACCTGGAAGATGGAGAAGCCGTGGTGCCACCCTCTGACAAAAGTAAAAATGATGAAGATATTATGGATCCCATAAGTAAAtttatggaaagaaaaaaat TTAAAGAAAGTGAAGAAAAAGAGGTCCTTCTGAAAACGAACCTTTCAGGTCGCCAGAGCCCAAGTTTTAAACTTTCCTTCTCTAGTGGTACAAAAGCTAACCTCACCAGCCAGTCATCTGCAACTAATCtgcctgggtctcctgggtcaCCGGGCTCTCCTGGATCACCAGGATCTCCTGGATCAGTTTCCAAAAGCACATCTCAGATGGCAGCTATAACTACCAAG GGAGGCCTAGTAGGGCTTGTAGATTATCCTGACGATGACGACGAAGATGATGAAGAAAGTCTGCCTTTGTCACAAAAAGCAAAGGTTGAGTCATCATAA
- the PPP4R3A gene encoding serine/threonine-protein phosphatase 4 regulatory subunit 3A isoform X2, which translates to MTDTRRRVKVYTLNEDRQWDDRGTGHVSSGYVERLKGMSLLVRAESDGSLLLESKINPNTAYQKQQDTLIVWSEAENYDLALSFQEKAGCDEIWEKICQVQGKDPSVDITQDLVDESEEERFDDMSSPGLELPSCELNRLEEIAELVASSLPSPLRREKLALALENEGYIKKLLEIFHVCEDLENIEGLHHLYEIIKGIFLLNRTALFEVMFSEECIMDVIGCLEYDPSLSLSRKHREFLTKTAKFKEVIPISDPELKQKIHQTYRVQYIQDMVLPTPSVFEENMLSTLHSFIFFNKVEIVGMLQEDEKFLTELFAQLTDEATDEEKRQELVNFLKEFCAFSQTLQPQNRDAFFKTLSNMGILPALEVILGMDDAQVRSAATDIFSYLVEYNPSMVREFVMQEAQQNDDDILLINLIIEHMICDTDPELGGAVQLMGLLRTLVDPENMLATANKTEKTEFLGFFYKHCMHVLTAPLLANTTEEKPSKDDFQTAQLLALILELLTFCVEHHTYHIKNYIINKDILRRVLVLMASKHAFLALCALRFKRKIIGLKDEFYNRYIMKSFLFEPVVKAFLNNGSRYNLMNSAIIEMFEFIRVEDIKSLTAHVIENYWKALEDVDYVQTFKGLKLRYEQQRERQDNPKLDSMRSILRNHRYRRDARTLEDEEEMWFNTDEDDLEDGEAVVPPSDKSKNDEDIMDPISKFMERKKFKESEEKEVLLKTNLSGRQSPSFKLSFSSGTKANLTSQSSATNLPGSPGSPGSPGSPGSPGSVSKSTSQMAAITTKDVPYCL; encoded by the exons gTTCTCTTCTTCTGGAGTCCAAAATCAATCCAAATACTGCATACCAGAAGCAACAG GACACTTTGATTGTGTGGTCAGAGGCAGAGAACTATGACCTTGCACTTAGCTTTCAAGAAAAAGCTGGATGTGATGAAATATGGGAAAAAATATGCCAG GTTCAAGGAAAAGACCCTTCTGTGGACATCACCCAGGACTTGGTGGATGAATCTGAAGAGGAGCGCTTTGATGATATGTCATCACCAGGTCTAGAATTGCCATCTTGTGAATTAAATCGATTAGAGGAAATTGCGGAACTTGTAGCATCTTCACTGCCTTCGCCGTTGCGTCGTGAAAAACTTGCTCTAGCACTGGAAAATGAGGGCTATATTAAAAAGCTCTTAGAAATTTTTCATGTGTGTGAGGACTTGGAAAATATTGAAGGACTGCACCATTTGTACGAAATTATTAAGGGAATCTTCCTTCTGAATAGAACTGCACTTTTTGAAGTCATGTTTTCTGAAGAATGTATAATGGATGTAATTGGATGCCTGGAATATGATCCGTCTTTATCACTGTCACGGAAACACAGGGAGTTTCTAACAAAAACTGcaaaatttaaagaagttattccAATATCAGATCCAGAGCTAAAACAAAAGATACATCAAACATACAGAGTGCAGTATATTCAAGATATGGTTCTACCAACGCCTTCAGTATTTGAGGAAAACATGTTATCAACGCTTCATTcgttcattttttttaacaaagtagAAATAGTTGGTATGTTACAG GAAGATGAAAAATTTTTGACTGAGCTGTTTGCACAACTTACAGATGAAGCTACAGatgaggagaaaagacaagaattG GTAAACTTTCTTAAAGAATTTTGTGCATTTTCTCAAACATTGCAACCTCAAAATAGAGATGCTTTTTTCAAAACATTGTCTAACATGGGCATTCTTCCAGCACTAGAAGTCATCCTA GGAATGGATGATGCACAAGTGCGAAGCGCGGCTACTGATATATTCTCATATTTGGTTGAATACAACCCATCTATGGTACGAGAATTTGTCATGCAAGAAGCTCAGCAGAATGATGAT GATATCTTACTCATTAACCTCATCATAGAACACATGATTTGTGATACAGATCCTGAACTGGGAGGAGCAGTCCAGCTGATGGGTTTACTACGTACCTTAGTGGATCCAGAAAATATGTTAGCTACTGCCAAT aaaacagaaaaaacagaattCTTGGGTTTCTTTTACAAGCATTGTATGCATGTTCTCACAGCACCTTTATTGGCCAATACTACGGAGGAAAAACCTAGCAAAG ATGACTTTCAGACAGCACAGCTGTTGGCTTTGATATTAGAATTATTAACCTTCTGCGTGGAACATCATACATATCATATAAAGAACTACATTATTAACAAGGATATCCTTCGAAGAGTGCTAGTATTAATGGCTTCAAAGCATGCTTTCTTGGCATTAT GTGCTCTGCGTTTTAAAAGAAAGATAATCGGATTGAAGGATGAATTCTACAACCGCTATAtaatgaaaagttttttatttgaACCGGTAGTCAAAGCATTTCTCAACAATGGATCCCGTTATAATCTGATGAACTCTGCAATTATAGAAATGTTTGAATTCATTAGAGTG GAAGACATAAAATCCTTAACTGCTCATGTAATTGAGAATTACTGGAAAGCACTAGAAGATGTAGATTATGTGCAGACATTCAAAGGTTTGAAATTGCGTTATGAACAACAAAGGGAAAGACAAGATAACCCCAAACTTGACAG CATGCGTTCCATCTTGAGGAACCATAGGTATCGGAGAGATGCTAGGACCTTGGAGGATGAAGAAGAGATGTGGTTTAATACGGATGAAGATGACCTGGAAGATGGAGAAGCCGTGGTGCCACCCTCTGACAAAAGTAAAAATGATGAAGATATTATGGATCCCATAAGTAAAtttatggaaagaaaaaaat TTAAAGAAAGTGAAGAAAAAGAGGTCCTTCTGAAAACGAACCTTTCAGGTCGCCAGAGCCCAAGTTTTAAACTTTCCTTCTCTAGTGGTACAAAAGCTAACCTCACCAGCCAGTCATCTGCAACTAATCtgcctgggtctcctgggtcaCCGGGCTCTCCTGGATCACCAGGATCTCCTGGATCAGTTTCCAAAAGCACATCTCAGATGGCAGCTATAACTACCAAG gatgttccatatTGTCTCTGA
- the PPP4R3A gene encoding serine/threonine-protein phosphatase 4 regulatory subunit 3A isoform X3: MDTLIVWSEAENYDLALSFQEKAGCDEIWEKICQVQGKDPSVDITQDLVDESEEERFDDMSSPGLELPSCELNRLEEIAELVASSLPSPLRREKLALALENEGYIKKLLEIFHVCEDLENIEGLHHLYEIIKGIFLLNRTALFEVMFSEECIMDVIGCLEYDPSLSLSRKHREFLTKTAKFKEVIPISDPELKQKIHQTYRVQYIQDMVLPTPSVFEENMLSTLHSFIFFNKVEIVGMLQEDEKFLTELFAQLTDEATDEEKRQELVNFLKEFCAFSQTLQPQNRDAFFKTLSNMGILPALEVILGMDDAQVRSAATDIFSYLVEYNPSMVREFVMQEAQQNDDDILLINLIIEHMICDTDPELGGAVQLMGLLRTLVDPENMLATANKTEKTEFLGFFYKHCMHVLTAPLLANTTEEKPSKDDFQTAQLLALILELLTFCVEHHTYHIKNYIINKDILRRVLVLMASKHAFLALCALRFKRKIIGLKDEFYNRYIMKSFLFEPVVKAFLNNGSRYNLMNSAIIEMFEFIRVEDIKSLTAHVIENYWKALEDVDYVQTFKGLKLRYEQQRERQDNPKLDSMRSILRNHRYRRDARTLEDEEEMWFNTDEDDLEDGEAVVPPSDKSKNDEDIMDPISKFMERKKFKESEEKEVLLKTNLSGRQSPSFKLSFSSGTKANLTSQSSATNLPGSPGSPGSPGSPGSPGSVSKSTSQMAAITTKGGLVGLVDYPDDDDEDDEESLPLSQKAKVESS; encoded by the exons ATG GACACTTTGATTGTGTGGTCAGAGGCAGAGAACTATGACCTTGCACTTAGCTTTCAAGAAAAAGCTGGATGTGATGAAATATGGGAAAAAATATGCCAG GTTCAAGGAAAAGACCCTTCTGTGGACATCACCCAGGACTTGGTGGATGAATCTGAAGAGGAGCGCTTTGATGATATGTCATCACCAGGTCTAGAATTGCCATCTTGTGAATTAAATCGATTAGAGGAAATTGCGGAACTTGTAGCATCTTCACTGCCTTCGCCGTTGCGTCGTGAAAAACTTGCTCTAGCACTGGAAAATGAGGGCTATATTAAAAAGCTCTTAGAAATTTTTCATGTGTGTGAGGACTTGGAAAATATTGAAGGACTGCACCATTTGTACGAAATTATTAAGGGAATCTTCCTTCTGAATAGAACTGCACTTTTTGAAGTCATGTTTTCTGAAGAATGTATAATGGATGTAATTGGATGCCTGGAATATGATCCGTCTTTATCACTGTCACGGAAACACAGGGAGTTTCTAACAAAAACTGcaaaatttaaagaagttattccAATATCAGATCCAGAGCTAAAACAAAAGATACATCAAACATACAGAGTGCAGTATATTCAAGATATGGTTCTACCAACGCCTTCAGTATTTGAGGAAAACATGTTATCAACGCTTCATTcgttcattttttttaacaaagtagAAATAGTTGGTATGTTACAG GAAGATGAAAAATTTTTGACTGAGCTGTTTGCACAACTTACAGATGAAGCTACAGatgaggagaaaagacaagaattG GTAAACTTTCTTAAAGAATTTTGTGCATTTTCTCAAACATTGCAACCTCAAAATAGAGATGCTTTTTTCAAAACATTGTCTAACATGGGCATTCTTCCAGCACTAGAAGTCATCCTA GGAATGGATGATGCACAAGTGCGAAGCGCGGCTACTGATATATTCTCATATTTGGTTGAATACAACCCATCTATGGTACGAGAATTTGTCATGCAAGAAGCTCAGCAGAATGATGAT GATATCTTACTCATTAACCTCATCATAGAACACATGATTTGTGATACAGATCCTGAACTGGGAGGAGCAGTCCAGCTGATGGGTTTACTACGTACCTTAGTGGATCCAGAAAATATGTTAGCTACTGCCAAT aaaacagaaaaaacagaattCTTGGGTTTCTTTTACAAGCATTGTATGCATGTTCTCACAGCACCTTTATTGGCCAATACTACGGAGGAAAAACCTAGCAAAG ATGACTTTCAGACAGCACAGCTGTTGGCTTTGATATTAGAATTATTAACCTTCTGCGTGGAACATCATACATATCATATAAAGAACTACATTATTAACAAGGATATCCTTCGAAGAGTGCTAGTATTAATGGCTTCAAAGCATGCTTTCTTGGCATTAT GTGCTCTGCGTTTTAAAAGAAAGATAATCGGATTGAAGGATGAATTCTACAACCGCTATAtaatgaaaagttttttatttgaACCGGTAGTCAAAGCATTTCTCAACAATGGATCCCGTTATAATCTGATGAACTCTGCAATTATAGAAATGTTTGAATTCATTAGAGTG GAAGACATAAAATCCTTAACTGCTCATGTAATTGAGAATTACTGGAAAGCACTAGAAGATGTAGATTATGTGCAGACATTCAAAGGTTTGAAATTGCGTTATGAACAACAAAGGGAAAGACAAGATAACCCCAAACTTGACAG CATGCGTTCCATCTTGAGGAACCATAGGTATCGGAGAGATGCTAGGACCTTGGAGGATGAAGAAGAGATGTGGTTTAATACGGATGAAGATGACCTGGAAGATGGAGAAGCCGTGGTGCCACCCTCTGACAAAAGTAAAAATGATGAAGATATTATGGATCCCATAAGTAAAtttatggaaagaaaaaaat TTAAAGAAAGTGAAGAAAAAGAGGTCCTTCTGAAAACGAACCTTTCAGGTCGCCAGAGCCCAAGTTTTAAACTTTCCTTCTCTAGTGGTACAAAAGCTAACCTCACCAGCCAGTCATCTGCAACTAATCtgcctgggtctcctgggtcaCCGGGCTCTCCTGGATCACCAGGATCTCCTGGATCAGTTTCCAAAAGCACATCTCAGATGGCAGCTATAACTACCAAG GGAGGCCTAGTAGGGCTTGTAGATTATCCTGACGATGACGACGAAGATGATGAAGAAAGTCTGCCTTTGTCACAAAAAGCAAAGGTTGAGTCATCATAA